In Candidatus Cloacimonas sp., a genomic segment contains:
- a CDS encoding nucleoside monophosphate kinase → MLDVIVFLGIQGSGKGTQAELLAERTGFQHINIGDLFREEVSKQTELGKKVQEIIAKGELVQDDLVFEIVNASLAKNCPGVIFDGFPRTLAQAEYLLRNYNVKKVYYLELSAEDAIARIEARRVCSSCGENYNILSKKPKQEGICDKCGSHLIQRADDSGEAIRQRVKEFYAQTFALKEFFANKGLLRELSARQTIAEIQREIVTDLQSGN, encoded by the coding sequence ATGTTAGATGTAATTGTCTTTTTAGGAATCCAGGGTAGCGGTAAAGGCACTCAGGCAGAACTTTTGGCTGAAAGGACAGGATTTCAACACATAAATATTGGAGATCTTTTTCGCGAAGAGGTTAGCAAGCAAACAGAGCTGGGGAAAAAAGTGCAAGAAATTATTGCCAAAGGTGAACTTGTTCAGGACGACCTGGTTTTTGAAATTGTGAATGCCTCTTTGGCGAAGAATTGTCCTGGTGTTATTTTTGATGGTTTTCCCAGGACTTTGGCTCAGGCGGAATATTTATTGCGGAACTATAATGTAAAAAAAGTTTACTATCTGGAATTAAGCGCTGAAGATGCAATAGCCAGAATTGAGGCACGCCGTGTTTGTAGTTCCTGTGGTGAAAACTACAATATTCTAAGTAAAAAACCCAAGCAGGAAGGTATTTGCGATAAATGCGGTTCTCACTTAATTCAAAGAGCGGATGATTCCGGAGAAGCAATTCGGCAAAGAGTGAAGGAATTTTATGCTCAGACCTTTGCCTTGAAAGAATTTTTTGCGAACAAGGGTTTACTGCGTGAACTTTCTGCTCGCCAAACGATTGCTGAAATTCAGCGGGAAATAGTTACTGACTTGCAATCAGGTAACTAA